The Trinickia acidisoli genome includes a window with the following:
- the yajC gene encoding preprotein translocase subunit YajC produces the protein MSLISNAFGQGATGGGAESSLMSFLPLILMFAVLYFIMIRPQMKRQKDHRNMLSAMAKGDEVVTNGGVVGKVTKVGEAYVGIEIAAGTEITVQKGSVTTILPKGTIKSL, from the coding sequence GTGTCGCTGATTTCCAATGCATTCGGGCAAGGCGCAACCGGCGGCGGCGCCGAGTCGAGCCTGATGAGCTTTTTGCCGCTCATCCTCATGTTCGCGGTGCTGTACTTCATCATGATTCGCCCGCAGATGAAACGTCAGAAAGACCATCGCAACATGCTCTCCGCGATGGCCAAGGGCGATGAAGTCGTGACGAACGGCGGCGTCGTTGGCAAGGTGACGAAGGTCGGCGAAGCGTACGTCGGCATCGAAATCGCCGCGGGCACGGAAATCACCGTGCAAAAGGGTTCCGTCACGACGATTCTCCCGAAAGGCACGATCAAGTCGCTCTGA
- the recG gene encoding ATP-dependent DNA helicase RecG, with protein MPLSDRSLPDSADDTAPPARARKRRQAAPDEGSRGAGDALAKEDAPAEPVIGAVAGAAKKRTKTVAGNSPAKLAKTVDKLAKLGLTRDIDLVLHLPMRYEDETTLTPIGELLPGETAQAEGIVVDNEIAYRPRRQLVVKLRDADGSELSLRFLNFYGSQVKQMALGVRLRVRGDVRGGFFGLEMVHPTVRPVDEDTPLPQALTPVYPSTAGVSQAYLRKAIDNALARTPLPEILPERIAEQYCRPLALPPLAQAVRVLHHPSAGADETALIDGTHPAWTRIKFDELLAQQLSLKRAHEERRARSAPSMPRGTGGETLVARLSAALPFELTRAQARVVAEISADLNAPHPMQRLLQGDVGSGKTVVAALAAAQAIDCGYQAAMMAPTEILAEQHARKLRGWLEPLGVTVAWLAGSLKAKEKRAAVEAAASGAAQLVIGTHAIIQDTVEFARLGLVIVDEQHRFGVAQRLALRAKADRAGGGAAGFQPHQLMMSATPIPRTLAMTYYADLDVSTIDELPPGRTPIVTKLISDARRDEVIARVREAALTGRQVYWVCPLIEESETLQLQTAIETYETLAQALPELRVGLVHGRLPPAEKAAVMDAFSRNEAQLLVATTVIEVGVDVPNASLMVIEHAERFGLAQLHQLRGRVGRGSAASICVLLYSNPLSLTARERLKTMRETTDGFEIARRDLEIRGPGEFLGARQSGAAMLRFASLENDAWLIEPAREAAARLIAEHPDVVLQHLARWLGGREQFLKA; from the coding sequence ATGCCGTTGTCCGACCGTAGCCTGCCCGATTCCGCCGACGACACGGCACCGCCCGCGCGCGCCAGGAAGCGGCGCCAAGCCGCGCCCGATGAGGGTTCGCGCGGCGCCGGCGATGCGCTCGCGAAGGAAGACGCACCGGCCGAGCCCGTCATCGGTGCGGTTGCCGGCGCTGCGAAGAAACGGACGAAGACCGTGGCCGGCAACTCCCCGGCGAAGCTCGCGAAGACGGTCGACAAGCTCGCCAAGCTCGGCCTCACGCGCGACATCGATCTCGTCCTGCATCTGCCGATGCGTTATGAAGACGAAACGACGCTTACGCCGATCGGCGAGCTTTTGCCTGGCGAGACGGCGCAGGCCGAAGGCATCGTCGTCGACAACGAAATCGCCTATCGGCCCCGCCGGCAGCTCGTCGTCAAGCTGCGCGACGCCGACGGCAGCGAACTCTCTCTGCGGTTCCTCAATTTTTACGGCTCGCAGGTCAAGCAGATGGCGCTTGGCGTTCGCCTACGTGTGCGCGGCGACGTGCGCGGTGGTTTTTTCGGGCTCGAAATGGTCCACCCGACGGTGCGCCCCGTCGACGAGGACACGCCGCTGCCCCAGGCACTGACGCCCGTTTATCCGAGTACGGCCGGCGTCTCGCAGGCGTATCTGCGCAAGGCCATCGACAATGCGCTCGCCCGCACGCCGCTGCCCGAAATCTTGCCCGAGCGCATCGCCGAGCAATACTGCCGGCCGCTGGCGTTGCCGCCGCTCGCGCAGGCGGTGCGCGTGCTTCATCACCCGAGCGCGGGCGCCGACGAAACGGCGCTGATCGACGGCACCCATCCGGCCTGGACCCGGATCAAGTTCGACGAATTGCTCGCGCAGCAACTGTCGCTCAAGCGCGCGCACGAGGAGCGGCGCGCCCGCTCGGCCCCGTCGATGCCGCGCGGTACGGGCGGCGAGACGCTCGTCGCGAGGCTTTCGGCCGCGCTGCCGTTCGAACTCACGCGCGCGCAGGCGCGCGTCGTTGCCGAGATATCGGCCGATCTGAACGCGCCCCATCCGATGCAACGGCTGTTGCAGGGCGACGTCGGCAGCGGCAAGACCGTCGTCGCGGCGCTGGCGGCCGCCCAAGCGATCGATTGCGGCTACCAGGCGGCCATGATGGCGCCGACGGAAATCCTTGCCGAGCAGCATGCCCGCAAGCTGCGCGGCTGGCTCGAGCCGCTCGGCGTCACCGTCGCCTGGCTCGCCGGCAGCCTGAAGGCGAAAGAGAAGCGCGCGGCCGTCGAAGCGGCGGCCTCGGGGGCGGCTCAGCTCGTGATCGGCACGCACGCGATCATTCAGGACACCGTGGAATTCGCGCGGCTCGGCCTCGTCATCGTCGACGAGCAGCATCGATTCGGCGTCGCCCAGCGGCTCGCGCTGCGCGCCAAAGCCGATCGCGCGGGCGGCGGCGCGGCGGGTTTTCAGCCGCACCAGTTGATGATGTCGGCCACGCCGATTCCGCGCACGCTCGCAATGACGTATTACGCCGACCTCGACGTGTCGACGATCGACGAGCTGCCGCCGGGGCGCACGCCGATCGTGACGAAGCTCATTTCCGATGCGCGCCGCGACGAAGTGATCGCGCGCGTGCGCGAGGCGGCCTTGACGGGGCGGCAGGTGTATTGGGTGTGCCCGCTGATCGAGGAAAGCGAAACGCTGCAGTTGCAGACGGCGATCGAGACCTACGAAACGCTTGCGCAAGCGTTGCCCGAACTGCGCGTCGGCCTCGTGCATGGGCGGCTGCCGCCGGCCGAGAAGGCGGCCGTCATGGACGCGTTTTCGCGCAACGAGGCGCAGTTGCTCGTGGCGACGACGGTGATCGAGGTCGGCGTGGACGTGCCCAACGCGTCGTTGATGGTCATCGAGCATGCGGAGCGCTTCGGCCTCGCTCAACTGCACCAATTGCGCGGGCGCGTGGGGCGCGGCAGCGCGGCCTCCATCTGCGTGCTGCTCTACAGCAACCCGCTGTCGCTGACGGCGCGCGAGCGCTTGAAGACGATGCGCGAGACGACCGACGGTTTCGAAATCGCACGGCGCGACTTGGAGATTCGCGGCCCCGGCGAATTTCTGGGCGCGCGCCAGTCGGGCGCGGCGATGCTGCGCTTTGCCAGTCTCGAAAACGACGCCTGGCTCATCGAGCCGGCCCGAGAGGCCGCGGCGCGGCTCATCGCCGAGCATCCCGACGTCGTCCTCCAGCATTTGGCGCGCTGGCTCGGCGGCCGCGAGCAATTCCTGAAGGCCTGA
- the queA gene encoding tRNA preQ1(34) S-adenosylmethionine ribosyltransferase-isomerase QueA: protein MFTLSDFDFNLPPELIAQTALPERSASRLLEVDTTTAPARLVDRRFADLPECLAPGDLLVFNDTKVLKARFFGQKASGGRIEVLVERLTGERTALAQIRASKSPAPGTALKLADAFEVTVGERVEPFYTLHFPDDCLTLIERYGRLPLPPYIEHDPDAADETRYQTVFAQHPGAVAAPTAGLHFDEALLAQLEARGIERATLTLHVGAGTFQPVRVENIADHKMHSEWYRLPPTLVDKIAATRARKGRVIAVGTTSMRALEAAARDAQAAGRPLGATSAETDIFITPGYRFRIVDRLVTNFHLPKSTLLMLVSAFAGMEPIREAYRHAIDERYRFFSYGDAMLLTRVDN, encoded by the coding sequence ATGTTCACGCTTTCCGATTTCGATTTCAATCTGCCGCCCGAGCTGATCGCGCAAACCGCGCTGCCTGAACGCAGCGCGAGCCGCCTGCTCGAAGTCGACACGACGACCGCGCCCGCGCGCCTCGTCGACCGGCGCTTCGCCGATCTGCCCGAGTGCTTGGCCCCGGGCGATTTGCTCGTCTTCAACGATACCAAAGTGCTGAAGGCCCGCTTCTTCGGCCAAAAGGCCAGCGGCGGCAGGATCGAGGTGCTCGTCGAGCGGCTGACGGGCGAGCGAACCGCGCTCGCGCAGATCCGCGCGAGCAAGAGCCCGGCGCCCGGCACGGCGCTCAAGCTGGCCGACGCATTCGAGGTGACGGTCGGCGAGCGCGTCGAGCCGTTCTACACGCTGCACTTTCCCGACGACTGCCTCACGCTGATCGAGCGCTATGGCCGGCTGCCGCTGCCGCCCTATATCGAGCACGACCCCGATGCGGCCGACGAAACGCGCTACCAGACCGTCTTCGCGCAACACCCGGGCGCCGTGGCCGCGCCGACGGCCGGCTTGCATTTCGACGAAGCGCTGCTTGCGCAGCTCGAGGCGCGCGGCATCGAGCGCGCCACGCTGACGCTACACGTCGGCGCGGGCACGTTCCAGCCCGTGCGCGTCGAGAACATCGCCGACCACAAGATGCACAGCGAGTGGTATCGACTACCGCCCACGCTCGTCGACAAGATCGCCGCCACGCGCGCGCGCAAAGGGCGCGTGATCGCGGTCGGCACGACGTCGATGCGGGCGCTGGAGGCCGCCGCGCGCGACGCGCAGGCCGCGGGCCGGCCGCTTGGCGCGACGTCGGCGGAAACCGACATCTTCATCACGCCCGGCTACCGCTTTCGCATCGTCGATCGGCTCGTGACGAACTTTCATCTGCCGAAGTCGACGCTGCTCATGCTCGTTAGCGCGTTCGCCGGCATGGAGCCGATCCGCGAGGCGTACCGGCACGCGATCGACGAGCGCTATCGGTTCTTCAGCTATGGCGACGCCATGCTGCTGACGAGGGTCGATAACTAA
- the secD gene encoding protein translocase subunit SecD, which translates to MNRYPLWKYVVMAVALAIGLLYTLPNFYGEAPAVQVLSGKATVKLDESTLAQVESALAADQIKPDDVTFDNATTNANIRVRLKDTDTQLHAKDLLQKALNPDPNDPQYVVALNLESASPRWLTALHALPMYLGLDLRGGVHFLMQIDMAGALNKRLDSDASDARTFLRDNEIREGGVNRVDQTIVIDFADQATADNARTQLTRNITELQWATRQSTTGGAQVVGTFAPAQLSAVEEAAVKQNMQTLHNRVNELGVAEPVIQQQGADRIVVELPGVQDTAKAKEIIGRTATLEARLADPVNTHPTPGEAVPAGDELFTEGNQAPVLLRKQVIFTGDSIIDASAGFDEHQRPSVNIRLNSAAGRAVASVSRDNIGKPMAMVLFEKGKGQVLTVATIQSELGDRFQITGQPTPQAAADLALLLRAGSLAAPMDIIEERTIGPSLGADNIKKGFDSVVYGFAGITVFMIAYYLLFGLVSVIGLSVNLLLLVAVLSMLQATLTLPGIAAIALALGMAIDANVLINERVREELRHGAPPQLAIQNGYAHAWATILDSNVTTLIAGLALLAFGSGPVRGFAVVHCIGILTSMFSAVFFSRGIVNAWYGGKKKLKSLAIGQVWRPAAAEAVAYPQVGSDVDEHTDTMRTAKTVTAQKGKVGPSGAKPVLRNRAREGTTSRKPGSSR; encoded by the coding sequence ATGAATCGCTACCCCCTTTGGAAATATGTCGTGATGGCCGTGGCACTCGCCATCGGCCTTCTGTACACATTGCCCAACTTCTACGGCGAAGCGCCGGCCGTGCAGGTGCTCAGCGGCAAGGCGACGGTCAAGCTCGACGAATCCACGCTCGCGCAGGTCGAATCCGCGCTCGCCGCCGATCAGATCAAGCCTGACGACGTCACGTTCGACAACGCCACGACCAACGCCAACATCCGCGTCCGCCTGAAAGACACCGACACGCAGTTGCACGCGAAGGATTTGCTGCAAAAGGCGCTGAACCCCGATCCGAACGATCCGCAATACGTCGTCGCGCTGAATCTGGAAAGCGCTTCGCCGCGCTGGCTCACGGCACTGCATGCGCTGCCGATGTACCTCGGGCTCGACCTGCGAGGCGGCGTCCACTTCCTGATGCAGATCGACATGGCGGGCGCGCTCAACAAGCGGCTCGACTCCGACGCATCGGATGCGCGCACGTTCTTGCGCGACAACGAGATCCGCGAAGGCGGCGTCAATCGCGTCGACCAAACGATCGTCATCGATTTCGCCGATCAGGCAACGGCCGATAACGCGCGCACGCAACTCACGCGCAACATCACCGAACTGCAATGGGCCACGCGGCAATCCACGACCGGCGGGGCGCAAGTCGTCGGCACGTTCGCGCCCGCGCAGTTGAGCGCGGTCGAGGAAGCAGCCGTCAAGCAGAACATGCAGACGCTGCACAACCGCGTGAACGAGCTCGGCGTGGCCGAACCCGTGATCCAGCAGCAAGGCGCCGACCGCATCGTCGTCGAGCTGCCCGGCGTGCAAGATACGGCCAAGGCGAAGGAAATCATCGGCCGCACCGCCACGCTCGAGGCGCGCTTGGCCGATCCGGTCAACACGCACCCCACGCCCGGCGAGGCCGTCCCGGCCGGCGACGAGCTCTTCACCGAAGGCAACCAAGCGCCGGTGCTGCTGCGCAAGCAAGTGATCTTTACGGGCGACAGCATCATCGACGCCTCGGCCGGCTTCGACGAACACCAGCGCCCGTCCGTCAACATCCGCCTGAACTCGGCGGCGGGCCGCGCCGTGGCCAGCGTCTCGCGCGACAACATCGGCAAGCCGATGGCGATGGTGCTGTTCGAAAAGGGCAAGGGCCAGGTGCTGACGGTCGCGACGATCCAGTCCGAACTCGGCGATCGCTTCCAGATCACGGGCCAGCCCACCCCGCAAGCGGCCGCCGATCTCGCGCTGCTGTTGCGCGCGGGCTCGCTGGCTGCGCCGATGGACATCATCGAAGAACGCACGATCGGCCCGAGCCTCGGGGCCGACAACATCAAGAAGGGCTTCGACTCGGTCGTCTACGGCTTCGCCGGGATCACCGTGTTCATGATCGCCTATTACCTGCTGTTCGGGCTCGTCTCGGTCATCGGCCTGTCGGTGAACCTGCTCTTGCTCGTGGCCGTGCTGTCGATGCTGCAGGCTACGCTGACGCTGCCCGGCATCGCGGCTATCGCGCTCGCGCTCGGTATGGCGATCGATGCGAACGTGCTGATCAACGAGCGCGTGCGTGAAGAACTACGCCACGGCGCGCCGCCGCAGCTCGCGATCCAGAACGGCTATGCGCATGCCTGGGCCACGATTCTCGACTCGAACGTCACGACGCTCATCGCCGGCCTGGCGCTGCTCGCCTTCGGCTCGGGCCCGGTGCGCGGCTTCGCCGTGGTGCACTGCATCGGCATCTTGACGTCGATGTTCTCGGCGGTGTTCTTCTCGCGCGGCATCGTCAACGCGTGGTACGGCGGCAAGAAGAAGCTCAAGTCGCTCGCGATCGGGCAGGTCTGGCGCCCGGCCGCGGCCGAGGCCGTGGCCTATCCGCAAGTCGGCAGCGACGTCGACGAGCACACCGACACGATGCGCACGGCCAAGACGGTCACCGCGCAAAAGGGCAAAGTCGGACCCAGCGGCGCGAAGCCGGTCCTGCGCAATCGCGCGCGCGAAGGCACCACCTCGCGCAAACCGGGCTCATCCCGCTAA
- the tgt gene encoding tRNA guanosine(34) transglycosylase Tgt: MTEGHTNDQPSSPATGLDGLKFELVKTDGRARRGRLTLNHGVVETPIFMPVGTYGTVKAIQPRELEEIRAQIILGNTFHLWLRPGLETVAAHGGLHSFMGWRRPILTDSGGFQVFSLGDLRKITEDGVTFASPINGDKLFLSPEVSMQIQKVLNSDIVMQFDECTPYATDDVPTTHEDAAASMRMSLRWAKRSIDEFGRLGNPNALFGIVQGGMYGDLRDESLAGLSELGFHGLAIGGLSVGEPKEEMMRVLEHIGPKLPADKPHYLMGVGTPEDLVAGVAAGIDMFDCVMPTRNARNGWLFTRFGDVKIRNATHKNALRPLDETCGCYTCRHFTRGYLHHLHRVGEILGAQLNTIHNLHYYLELMSEIREAIETGTFEAFRRRFRDERARGVD, translated from the coding sequence ATGACCGAAGGTCATACAAACGATCAGCCGTCGTCCCCCGCAACGGGTCTGGACGGCCTCAAATTCGAACTCGTCAAGACCGACGGCCGCGCGCGCCGCGGCCGCTTGACGCTCAACCACGGCGTCGTCGAAACGCCGATCTTCATGCCGGTCGGCACGTACGGCACCGTCAAGGCGATCCAGCCGCGCGAGCTCGAGGAGATTCGCGCGCAAATCATCCTCGGCAACACGTTCCACCTCTGGCTGCGTCCCGGGCTCGAGACGGTTGCCGCGCACGGCGGACTGCACAGCTTCATGGGCTGGCGCCGGCCGATCTTGACCGATTCAGGCGGCTTCCAAGTGTTTTCGCTGGGCGACTTGCGCAAGATCACCGAAGACGGCGTGACGTTCGCCTCGCCCATCAACGGCGACAAGCTGTTCCTCTCGCCCGAAGTGTCGATGCAGATTCAGAAGGTGCTGAACTCGGACATCGTCATGCAGTTCGACGAATGCACGCCGTACGCGACCGACGACGTGCCGACGACGCACGAAGACGCCGCCGCCTCGATGCGCATGTCGCTGCGCTGGGCCAAGCGCTCGATCGACGAATTCGGCCGGCTCGGCAATCCGAACGCGCTGTTCGGCATCGTCCAAGGCGGCATGTACGGGGATTTGCGCGACGAATCGCTGGCCGGCCTCTCGGAACTCGGGTTCCACGGCCTGGCTATCGGCGGGCTGTCCGTCGGCGAGCCGAAAGAGGAAATGATGCGCGTGCTGGAGCACATCGGCCCGAAGCTGCCGGCCGACAAGCCGCATTACCTAATGGGCGTCGGCACGCCCGAGGATCTCGTCGCGGGCGTGGCCGCCGGCATCGACATGTTCGACTGCGTGATGCCCACGCGCAACGCGCGCAACGGCTGGCTGTTTACGCGATTCGGCGACGTCAAGATCCGCAACGCGACGCACAAGAACGCGCTGCGCCCGCTCGACGAGACCTGCGGCTGCTACACCTGCCGCCATTTCACGCGCGGTTATCTGCACCATTTGCACCGGGTCGGCGAAATTCTCGGCGCCCAACTCAATACGATTCACAATCTCCATTACTACCTCGAACTCATGAGCGAGATCCGCGAAGCGATCGAAACGGGCACGTTCGAGGCATTTCGTCGCCGTTTTCGAGACGAACGCGCGCGCGGTGTGGACTAG
- a CDS encoding hydrogen peroxide-inducible genes activator translates to MTLTELKYIVAVARERHFGRAAEACFVSQPTLSVAIKKLEDELNVQIFERGTSEVSVTPIGEQIVTQAQRVLEQTLAIKEIAKQGKDPLVGPLRLGVIYTIGPYLLPTLVKQMIRAVPQMPLMLQENYTLKLIELLKQGEIDVAIMALPFPETGLMVRPLYDEPFVVALPAGHAWESRKKIDANDLKQETMLLLGNGHCFRDHVLGVCPELMRFSQTADGIQKTFEGSSLETIRHMVASGVGITVLPRMSVHEVRAHAGGPDAGLLSYVPFEEPVPDRRVVLAWRKSFTRMPAIEAISEAISSCELPGVSKLDMPVAVN, encoded by the coding sequence ATGACGCTCACTGAACTGAAATACATCGTGGCGGTTGCGCGCGAGCGGCATTTCGGCCGTGCCGCCGAGGCGTGCTTCGTCAGCCAGCCGACGCTGTCGGTCGCGATCAAGAAGCTCGAGGACGAACTCAACGTCCAGATTTTCGAGCGCGGCACGAGCGAAGTCAGCGTGACGCCGATCGGCGAGCAGATCGTCACGCAAGCGCAGCGTGTGCTCGAGCAGACGCTCGCGATCAAGGAAATCGCAAAGCAGGGCAAGGATCCACTCGTCGGGCCGCTGCGTCTCGGCGTCATCTATACGATCGGCCCCTATCTGCTGCCGACGCTCGTCAAGCAGATGATCCGGGCCGTGCCGCAGATGCCGCTGATGCTGCAGGAGAATTACACGCTCAAGCTCATCGAGCTGCTCAAGCAAGGCGAGATCGACGTCGCGATCATGGCGCTGCCGTTCCCGGAAACGGGCCTGATGGTGCGTCCGCTCTACGACGAGCCGTTCGTCGTGGCGCTGCCGGCGGGGCATGCTTGGGAGTCGCGCAAGAAGATCGACGCAAACGACCTGAAGCAGGAAACGATGCTGCTGCTCGGCAACGGACATTGCTTCCGCGACCACGTGCTCGGCGTCTGTCCCGAATTGATGCGGTTTTCGCAAACAGCGGACGGCATTCAGAAGACATTCGAAGGCTCCTCGCTCGAGACGATCCGCCACATGGTGGCGAGCGGCGTCGGCATCACCGTGCTGCCGCGCATGTCGGTGCACGAGGTCAGGGCGCATGCGGGCGGACCCGACGCGGGCTTGCTCAGCTACGTGCCGTTCGAGGAGCCCGTGCCCGACCGGCGCGTCGTGCTCGCTTGGCGCAAGAGCTTCACGCGCATGCCGGCCATCGAGGCCATCAGCGAGGCCATCTCGTCTTGCGAGCTGCCCGGCGTCAGCAAGCTCGACATGCCGGTTGCCGTCAATTGA
- the secF gene encoding protein translocase subunit SecF — MEFFRIRKDIPFMQRALIFNAISFLTFFAAVFFLIHRGLHLSVEFTGGTVIEVQYPQTVQLDPVRKTLDTLGYGDAQVQTFGTSRDVMIRLPLKHGLSSSQQSEQVMAGLKAQDAAAQLQRVEFVGPQVGKELATNGLLALACVVAGIVIYLSFRFEWKYAIAGIIANLHDVVIILGFFAFFQWEFSLSVLAAVLAVLGYSVNESVVIFDRIRETFRRERRMTVMEVINHAITSTMSRTVITHGCTQMMVLSMFLFGGPTLHYFALALTIGICFGIYSSVFVAAALAMWLGVKREDLLKDKKPRHDPSDPNAGAQV, encoded by the coding sequence ATGGAATTTTTCCGCATTCGCAAAGACATTCCGTTCATGCAACGCGCGTTGATCTTCAACGCGATCTCGTTCTTGACGTTTTTCGCCGCGGTGTTCTTCCTGATTCATCGCGGGCTGCATCTGTCGGTGGAGTTCACGGGCGGCACCGTCATCGAAGTGCAGTACCCGCAGACGGTACAGCTCGACCCGGTGCGCAAGACGCTCGATACGCTCGGCTACGGCGACGCGCAGGTGCAGACCTTCGGCACCTCGCGTGACGTGATGATTCGGCTGCCGCTGAAGCATGGCCTCTCGTCGTCGCAGCAAAGCGAGCAAGTCATGGCGGGGCTGAAGGCGCAAGACGCGGCCGCGCAATTGCAGCGCGTCGAGTTCGTCGGGCCGCAGGTGGGCAAGGAGCTCGCCACCAACGGCCTGCTCGCGCTCGCTTGCGTCGTCGCCGGCATCGTCATCTATCTGTCGTTCCGCTTCGAATGGAAGTACGCCATTGCCGGCATCATCGCGAACTTGCACGACGTCGTGATCATTCTCGGCTTTTTCGCATTCTTCCAATGGGAGTTCTCGTTGTCGGTGCTGGCGGCGGTGCTCGCGGTGCTCGGCTACTCGGTGAACGAATCGGTCGTTATCTTCGACCGGATTCGCGAAACGTTCCGCCGCGAACGCAGGATGACGGTGATGGAGGTCATCAACCACGCGATCACGAGCACGATGTCGCGCACGGTCATCACGCACGGCTGTACGCAGATGATGGTGCTGTCGATGTTCCTGTTCGGCGGCCCGACGCTGCACTACTTCGCGCTCGCGCTGACGATCGGCATCTGCTTCGGTATCTACTCGTCGGTGTTCGTCGCAGCGGCGCTGGCGATGTGGCTTGGCGTGAAGCGGGAGGATCTGCTCAAGGACAAAAAGCCGCGTCACGATCCGAGCGATCCGAACGCCGGCGCACAAGTTTGA